A window of the Lactuca sativa cultivar Salinas chromosome 7, Lsat_Salinas_v11, whole genome shotgun sequence genome harbors these coding sequences:
- the LOC111892037 gene encoding GDSL esterase/lipase At5g45950, with product MKHITWLILNLVIVMFLFLFQAMVTCNARDLESAQELRILATKYNVTSIIVFGDSSVDPGNNNNLPNTWHKGNFLPYGADFGNSKPTGRFTNGRLSTDFIAAALGYRKIIKAYLDRNLMEEDLLHGVSFASGGSGYDDFTANVTNVISLRKQLDYFKEYKLRLRMLVGEEGSHRIVSNAVFILSMGTNDFLQNYYIDPTRSKTFTIVQYQHFLINCMEKYIKEMQSLGVRRLALVGMEPFGCMPMIKTLKNSDKCDEEMNRVAFTFNSLLMEKLSTLKTTLLMQTAFVNIYGVIQNIIQNPTKYGFSEVKKGCCGSGLTEFGTSLKGLGTCMDHSTYIYWDAVHFTEKMYYVIADEVVKSMSSSF from the exons ATGAAACATATAACATGGCTGATACTTAACCTAGTAATAGTgatgttcttgttcttgttccaGGCCATGGTCACATGCAATGCACGTGACCTGGAGAGTGCCCAGGAGCTTAGGATCCTTGCAACCAAGTATAATGTCACTTCCATTATCGTGTTTGGTGATTCAAGTGTCGATCCTGGTAACAACAACAATCTTCCAAACACATGGCATAAAGGCAACTTTTTGCCTTATGGGGCAGATTTCGGTAATTCCAAACCGACTGGAAGGTTCACTAATGGCAGACTTTCCACTGATTTCATCG ctGCGGCTTTAGGATACAGAAAAATTATTAAAGCGTATTTGGATCGAAATCTGATGGAAGAAGACTTGTTGCATGGCGTTAGCTTTGCATCTGGTGGTTCTGGTTATGATGATTTTACTGCAAATGTCACT AATGTTATATCTCTTCGAAAGCAATTGGATTACTTTAAGGAGTATAAACTTCGTTTAAGAATGCTTGTTGGAGAAGAAGGTTCTCATAGAATTGTTTCGAATGCTGTGTTCATCCTGAGCATGGGTACAAATGACTTTTTGCAAAATTACTACATTGATCCTACTCGATCCAAGACGTTTACCATTGTTCAATACCAACATTTCTTGATCAATTGCATGGAAAAATACATAAAG GAAATGCAGTCACTAGGAGTAAGGCGATTGGCATTAGTTGGGATGGAGCCATTCGGATGCATGCCTATGATAAAGACATTAAAGAACAGCGACAAATGTGATGAAGAAATGAATCGGGTGGCTTTCACTTTCAACTCTTTGTTGATGGAAAAGTTATCGACGCTCAAAACAACATTACTGATGCAAACTGCCTTTGTTAACATTTATGGTGTCATTCAGAACATTATACAGAACCCAACAAAATATG GATTTTCAGAAGTTAAAAAGGGATGTTGTGGATCTGGATTAACAGAATTTGGAACTAGCTTAAAGGGGTTGGGTACATGTATGGATCACTCAACATACATTTATTGGGATGCCGTTCATTTTACAGAGAAAATGTATTATGTTATCGCGGATGAGGTTGTGAAATCTATGAGTTCAAGCTTTTAG